One Fusarium poae strain DAOMC 252244 chromosome 4, whole genome shotgun sequence DNA window includes the following coding sequences:
- a CDS encoding hypothetical protein (BUSCO:1758at5125), whose protein sequence is MASEAPTGELSAAQKLMQKHAEAPHHVIVEDVPDEDLPIRSPAEASSSAEAPAPTPKAAPKPASKTLDTQSHELFPELGAPKGKSANVAPIWGAKTANGATSNGGSRSSTPASGAATPNKPMVIPGRNVETVTLDPQYIMARGQLKRPIPDIIKDINRRSRANVTMATSTNGRYKFDATGPQDVAQQALKDLVAQIGTRTAIKVPIPQSTRAHIIGKGGSMIKALQEKTGAKIQLPKVDENNPIDEEDDDATIDVTIEGNALSAASARDEILKIAGERSANVQTKVRGIPAAFYPFIAGRENALAQALEDDNGVQIRVPPIQAYFSGQNPVTAVPDQSPVFAPAGNDESHVQLAGDRVAVQKVRAEIERQVAELHKQLAAEQLAIQRGRHQFIIGDRGVPVDQFFADTGCAILLPSDEDDDTVTVIGPADQVNAGLERAMDLAMGMQMSNLDIARFHRNAPGGAAIHAGNVTRYLRQRKEIERLEKIYNTHINTPFSEGGALPWELYSREGKNAIRAQSEITGIINAQPPSRMTSIPVDPFFHQHLRNNITRQVKSDFGVQVVVPEASEGNVPVLLVFEGPDPADGPYQLPRTKPSDADVRAFKKGLEEAQKHILDLINKQEAITTATLDVPAKFHERLRRFIKKEQESRKADQIPIRVTKVGTTITLRGPASAVESLAAKANAFIEQEKEDEKERGFTLSFDFPQKFANHLIGKGGSNIRELRDRFDVEIQVQDGKVELKGPKAKAETARSHIQSLARTLADETTHTLKIDPKYHRELIGAQGSQINRLQTRYKVHIFFPRSAKAADEEQSNADAEEGVKPRRQQPADEVIIRGPKKGADEARDEIYSLHKYLEEHSATATVAVKQKQVGSLIGQGGAALDELRQATGARIDVPQDRDTEIVEIQIKGTASQVAKAKKVLEEKRAVFDDTVVRTLDVEKKYHKALIGAGGSNLRDIVVKAGGSDDRRELARTIQFPKQEADGNTIKIEGRTDVVDKIVQRIQEIVGERENQVTEVVDVPIENHRSLIGRGGDTKRQLESKFTVSIDVPRQGDGKTGVKLTGRPENVAKAKEHIQGLVQQQQGETIQVPRNLHHAISNGGQFFRQLRNNYSVTVDHAGQPLPAKPDSSTRSNVGALPLITDDDDASSEAHSWKVVQIDAGDDGDFPWVLRGSSENVDKAKDAIAKALEQAKKSDATGYLVLPDPRTYRHVIGPNGSKVNAIRKESSCKIQVPRDQAKDEAIEIVGTKEGVERAKDLILEAVREGSNKARE, encoded by the exons ATGGCTTCCGAAGCTCCCACCGGCGAGCTCTCTGCTGCCCAGAAGCTCATGCAGAAGCATGCTGAGGCTCCCCACCATGTCATTGTCGAGGATGTACCTGATGAGGACCTTCCTATCCGTTCTCCTGCCGAGGCCTCTAGCTCTGCCGAAGCTCCCGCTCCCACTCCCAAGGCAGCCCCCAAGCCTGCTTCCAAAACTCTCGATACTCAATCGCATGAGTTATTCCCTGAGCTTGGTGCTCCCAAGGGCAAGTCCGCCAACGTGGCGCCCATCTGGGGAGCTAAGACAGCCAACGGCGCCACCTCCAACGGCGGCTCTCGTTCCTCTACTCCTGCTTCTGGAGCTGCTACACCCAACAAGCCTATGGTCATTCCTGGTCGCAATGTTGAGACCGTCACTCTGGATCCCCAGTACATCATGGCTCGTGGCCAGCTGAAGAGGCCCATTCCCGACATCATCAAGGATATCAACCGCAGGTCTCGTGCCAACGTCACAATGGCTACCTCTACCAACGGCCGCTACAAGTTTGATGCTACTGGTCCTCAGGATGTCGCTCAACAGGCGCTCAAGGACCTTGTTGCTCAGATCGGTACTCGG ACTGCCATCAAAGTTCCCATTCCTCAGTCGACTCGTGCTCACATTATCGGCAAGGGAGGTTCCATGATCAAGGCCCTCCAGGAGAAGACTGGCGCCAAGATCCAGCTTCCCAAGGTCGACGAGAACAACCCCATcgacgaggaggatgacgatgCTACCATTGATGTCACCATTGAGGGTAATGCCCTTTCTGCTGCTTCTGCTCGAGATGAGATCCTCAAGATTGCTGGCGAACGATCTGCCAATGTCCAGACTAAGGTTCGGGGTATCCCCGCCGCTTTCTATCCCTTCATTGCTGGCCGTGAGAACGCTTTGGCCCAGGCTCTTGAAGACGACAACGGTGTTCAGATCCGAGTCCCTCCTATTCAGGCTTACTTCTCAGGCCAGAACCCTGTTACTGCCGTTCCTGACCAGTCTCCTGTTTTCGCTCCTGCTGGCAACGACGAGAGCCACGTTCAGCTTGCTGGCGATCGCGTTGCTGTCCAGAAGGTCCGCGCCGAGATTGAGCGTCAGGTTGCTGAGCTCCACAAGCAGCTTGCCGCTGAGCAGCTGGCTATTCAGCGCGGTCGTCACCAGTTCATCATCGGTGACCGAGGTGTTCCGGTCGACCAGTTCTTTGCTGACACTGGTTGTGCCATCTTGCTGCCTTccgatgaggatgacgacACTGTCACTGTAATTGGACCTGCTGACCAGGTTAACGCCGGTCTGGAGAGGGCTATGGATCTGGCAATGGGTATGCAGATGTCCAACTTGGACATTGCTCGATTCCACCGTAACGCCCCCGGTGGTGCTGCCATTCACGCTGGCAACGTTACTCGATATCTGCGCCAACGTAAGGAGATTGAGCGCCTCGAGAAGATCTacaacacccacatcaacaCTCCTTTCTCCGAGGGTGGTGCTCTTCCCTGGGAGCTTTACTCTCGTGAGGGTAAGAACGCCATTCGTGCGCAGTCCGAGATCACCGGTATTATCAACGCCCAGCCTCCTTCTCGCATGACCTCCATCCCTGTCGATCCTTTCTTCCACCAGCATCTCCGCAACAACATCACTCGACAGGTCAAGAGCGACTTCGGTGTTCAGGTCGTCGTGCCTGAGGCCTCGGAGGGCAACGTTCCCGTTCTCCTCGTCTTTGAGGGCCCCGACCCTGCTGATGGCCCTTACCAGCTGCCCCGCACCAAGCCCTCGGATGCTGATGTTCGAGCTTTCAAGAAGGGTCTGGAAGAAGCCCAGAAGCACATTCTTGACCTGATCAACAAGCAGGAAGCTATTACCACTGCTACCCTCGATGTCCCGGCCAAGTTCCATGAGAGACTCCGCCGATTCATCAAGAAGGAGCAGGAAAGCCGAAAGGCCGACCAAATTCCCATCCGCGTTACCAAGGTCGGAACAACCATCACTCTTCGTGGCCCTGCCTCTGCAGTCGAATCTCTCGCCGCCAAGGCTAACGCCTTTATTGAGCAAGAGAAGGAGGATGAGAAGGAGCGTGGATTTACCTTGTCTTTTGACTTCCCCCAGAAATTCGCCAACCACTTGATTGGTAAGGGTGGTAGCAACATCCGTGAACTTCGAGACCGCTTCGATGTCGAGATTCAGGTTCAGGATGGCAAGGTCGAGCTCAAGGGTCCTaaggccaaggctgagaCTGCTCGCTCCCACATCCAGAGTCTCGCCCGCACACTTGCAGATGAGACAACACACACTCTGAAGATCGACCCTAAGTACCACAGGGAGTTAATTGGTGCTCAAGGAAGCCAAATCAACCGTCTGCAGACCCGCTACAAGGTCCACATCTTCTTCCCTCGATCTGCAAAGGCCGCGGACGAGGAGCAGTCTAACGCTGACGCCGAAGAAGGTGTCAAGCCTCGACGACAGCAGCCTGCTGACGAGGTTATTATCCGAGGTCCCAAGAAGGGCGCTGATGAGGCTCGGGACGAGATCTACTCCCTCCACAAGTACCTCGAGGAGCACTCAGCCACTGCTACTGTCGCCGTTAAGCAAAAGCAGGTTGGATCTCTGATTGGTCAGGGTGGTGCTGCTCTTGACGAGCTCCGCCAGGCTACTGGTGCTAGAATTGACGTGCCCCAGGACCGGGACACTGAGATTGTCGAGATCCAGATCAAGGGTACCGCTTCACAGGttgccaaggccaagaaggttCTCGAGGAGAAGCGAGCTGTGTTTGACGACACTGTGGTCCGAACTCTCGATGTCGAGAAGAAGTACCACAAGGCTCTCATTGGTGCTGGTG GCTCCAACCTCCGGGACATTGTTGTCAAGGCGGGTGGCTCCGACGACCGACGAGAGCTCGCCCGCACCATCCAGTTCCCCAAGCAGGAGGCTGATGGCAACACAATCAAGATTGAGGGCCGTACCGATGTCGTGGACAAGATCGTTCAGCGCATCCAAGAAATTGTTGGCGAGCGCGAGAACCAGGTCACTGAGGTTGTAGATGTTCCTATTGAGAACCACCGCTCCCTCATTGGTCGTGGCGGCGACACTAAGCGCCAGCTTGAGTCCAAGTTCACTGTCTCCATCGATGTCCCTCGACAGGGTGATGGCAAGACCGGTGTCAAGCTGACTGGCCGACCCGAGAACGTGGCTAAGGCCAAGGAGCACATCCAGGGGCTtgtccagcagcagcagggcGAGACCATCCAGGTCCCTCGCAACCTTCACCACGCCATCTCCAACGGTGGCCAGTTCTTCCGTCAGCTCCGAAACAACTATTCTGTTACTGTTGACCACGCTGGTCAACCTCTTCCCGCCAAGCCTGACTCTTCTACTCGTTCCAACGTCGGAGCTCTGCCTCTGATCactgacgacgacgatgccAGCTCCGAGGCCCACTCGTGGAAGGTTGTTCAGATTGATGCtggcgatgatggtgatttTCCTTGGGTCCTTCGCGGTTCATCCGAGAATGtcgacaaggccaaggatgCTATCGCCAAGGCCCTTGAGCAGGCGAAGAAGAGCGATGCTACCGGTTATCTTGTCCTCCCCGACCCTCGCACTTACCGACATGTCATTGGCCCCAACGGCTCCAAGGTCAACGCCATTCGCAAGGAGAGCAGCTGCAAGATCCAGGTCCCTCGCGACCAGGCCAAGGATGAAGCCATTGAGATCGTTGGAACCAAGGAAGGAGTTGAGCGGGCCAAGGACCTTATCCTTGAAGCTGTCCGAGAAGGCAGCAACAAAGCCCGAGAATAA
- a CDS encoding hypothetical protein (BUSCO:59395at5125) — MGIWDAFTDIVEAVTPWSVVEAEAPAEEPQEENDSKTEESKDEPEEEEAEEEEEEEEEEEDDEPVDPKETLEEECKNAPQCAPAKHHFDECVERVQQQESEGGAKEDCVEEFFHLAHCATACAAPKLWAQLK; from the exons ATGGGTATCTGGGACGCTTTCACCGATATTGTCGAGGCTGTGACGCCATGGAGCGTTGTTGAGGCCGAGGCTCCTGCTGAGGAGCCCCAG GAGGAGAACGACTCCAAGACCGAGGAGTCCAAGGACGAacccgaggaggaggaggccgaggaggaagaggaagaagaggaggaggaggaagatgatgagccCGTCGACCCCAAGGAGACCCTCGAGGAAG AGTGTAAGAACGCTCCCCAATGTGCCCCCGCTAAGCACCACTTCGATGAGTGCGTTGAGCGTGTTCAGCAGCAGGAGAGTGAGGGTGGTGCCAAGGAGGACTGTGTCGAAGAGT TCTTCCACCTTGCCCACTGTGCGACCGCTTGCGCCGCCCCCAAGCTCTGGGCCCAGCTCAAGTAA
- a CDS encoding hypothetical protein (BUSCO:44491at5125) → MDNPHDYLITSRPPSRPVDPDNADSWVMLNQGGFVKLGNERILMKLESRISCDLSVPQELRARCASFQRKSDRGTLFLTNKRIVYLPLKPTQEPKFESFSAPILKFQDSTTSSSMWWGWVWKSDCIPVSGGGIPPDIPRLEVKFTFSDGGMMDFNEAYIRLRERLYQYQEMRREMGPGADVPDEPLPAYEAPSAQQASASTTADVRPNRSESAASARAPDEPPPNYDEAQAQQLNIRLEDHVRGEIDRGAYENDD, encoded by the exons ATGGACAATCCTCATGACTATCTTATAACGAGCCGTCCTCCTTCGCGGCCCGTCGATCCTGACAATGCCGATAGCTGGGTTATGCTCAACCAGGGCGGCTTCGTCAAGCTAGGCAATGAACGCATCTTGATGAAGCTCGAATCGAGAATCTCATGCGACCTGTCTGTGCCCCAGGAGCTGAGAGCACGATGTGCCTCGTTTCAACGCAAAAGTGATAGAGGCACCCTCTTTCTAACCAACAAGAGA ATTGTATACCTGCCTTTAAAACCTACACAAGAACCAAAATTCGAGTCTTTCAGCGCTCCAATTCTTAAATTCCAAGACTCTACAACATCATCTTCTATGTGGTGGGGATGGGTCTGGAAGTCAGACTGCATCCCTGTATCTGGTGGTGGCATACCGCCGGATATTCCTCGACTTGAGGTCAAATTCACATTTTCAGATGGAGGCATGATGGATTTCAATGAAGCTTATATCCGGCTGCGGGAGCGCCTTTACCAGTACCAGGAGATGCGCCGTGAGATGGGACCTGGTGCTGACGTCCCCGATGAACCTCTGCCCGCCTATGAAGCTCCTTCCGCACAACAAGCATCCGCGTCGACCACAGCGGATGTTCGCCCCAATCGATCCGAGAGTGCTGCCAGTGCCAGGGCGCCAGATGAACCACCACCAAATTATGACGAGGCACAGGCGCAGCAGTTGAATATTCGATTGGAAGATCATGTCCGAGGCGAGATTGATCGGGGAGCATACGAAAATGATGATTAA
- a CDS encoding hypothetical protein (BUSCO:23542at5125): protein MGSQLIPAAAPWDAVSAQEQLFVLITGANSGIGLSIGERLIDEFLATRSLRSHLILIPTTRSKSKSLQTIKALRDYARKAAQTSKALQSRFGSSYRWQDTVARVHVLSLQVDLCDLRGVYAFADALVHGPVSNPEGLEGEYLKNVRIPRLDTVVFNAAYGGWSGVNYPKAIWVILTEGLVQSVTWPSYKMALPTARLNDKSNYNYPKEPPLGEVFTACVFGHYVLAHELLPLLCRQSETEAPGRLIWSSSLEAIERVLDMSDFQGFNCKGPYESAKRVTDILSLTATLPATLPSSSRFFTPDDPAEARAKPIRPRMYLTHPGIVASTLFPVPWFFMWAYELALLISRWIGSPWHNTDSYTGAKSPVWIALQEQSALDEMDAERIKWGSSSNRHMQVEVKKTEVEGWGWEGKVEDAAALNADTAVGVFKKTAGRKRGAVNVTKEDIIKFEELGAESWKKMENMRHEWENILGVKKA from the exons ATGGGCTCCCAATTGATCCCTGCTGCAGCCCCCTGGGACGCAGTCTCAGCCCAGGAACAGCTCTTCGTCCTAATCACAGGCGCCAACAG TGGTATCGGCCTTAGTATTGGAGAACGACTCATTGACGAATTCCTCGCTACACGATCTTTGCGCTCGCATCTTATCCTCATCCCCACCACACGATCCAAATCCAAGTCTTTGCAGACGATCAAGGCCCTTCGCGACTATGCACGAAAGGCGGCGCAGACTTCCAAAGCACTACAGTCAAGATTCGGAAGCTCGTATCGTTGGCAGGATACTGTTGCGAGAGTGCATGTGTTGAGCTTGCAGGTTGACCTTTGCGACCTACGTGGGGTGTACGCCTTTGCGGATGCGCTGGTCCATGGACCAGTGAGCAACCCTGAGGGATTGGAGGGCGAGTATCTTAAGAATGTGCGCATCCCACGGTTGGATACAGTGGTTTTCAACGCTGCGTATGGTGGTTGGTCAGGGGTCAACTATCCCAAGGCCATATGGGTTATCTTGACCGAGGGGCTGGTGCAATCCGTCACTTGGCCGAGCTACAAGATGGCGCTTCCTACGGCCCGCTTGAACGATAAGTCTAATTACAACTAC CCCAAGGAGCCGCCGCTGGGTGAAGTTTTTACGGCATGTGTCTTTGGCCATTACGTGTTAGCTCACGAACTTCTCCCTCTTCTCTGCCGTCAATCCGAAACCGAAGCACCAGGTCGCTTGATCTGGTCTAGCAGTCTCGAAGCTATTGAGCGTGTTCTGGACATGTCCGACTTTCAAGGCTTCAATTGTAAGGGCCCATACGAATCCGCCAAGCGAGTGACGGACATCCTTTCCCTTACTGCGACTCTTCCCGCGACTCTACCGTCGTCAAGCCGCTTCTTCACCCCCGATGACCCTGCTGAAGCCCGTGCCAAACCCATCCGGCCGCGCATGTATCTTACTCATCCGGGTATCGTTGCCAGTACACTGTTCCCTGTGCCTTGGTTTTTCATGTGGGCGTATGAGCTCGCGCTCTTGATAAGTCGTTGGATCGGTTCACCTTGGCACAACACAGATAGCTATACCGGTGCCAAGTCGCCTGTCTGGATTGCCCTACAGGAACAATCTGCGCTTGACGAAATGGACGCCGAGCGCATCAAGTGGGGCAGCAGCTCAAACCGTCACATGCAAGTTGAAGTTAAAAAGACAGAAGTCGAAGGATGGGGCTGGGAGGGCAAGGTCGAAGATGCGGCAGCTCTCAATGCCGATACCGCTGTTGGTGTTTTCAAAAAGACGGCTGGGCGTAAAAGGGGAGCTGTTAACGTAACCAAGGAAGATATCATTAAGTTTGAGGAATTGGGCGCTGAATCTTGGAAAAAGATGGAAAACATGCGACATGAGTGGGAGAATATTCTTGGCGTTAAAAAGGCATGA
- a CDS encoding hypothetical protein (BUSCO:15674at5125) gives MNPPDMSSFDQVRRPRPKSTIFEGFRHRRQASTDTHSFQSPFDAPVSPIHPKIMAFENYSNPGALAELQYNQQGSVPRLPQQQERGRSQSPTKSSFGNFTIITASGKEAKGSKSREPSPTKPKRPKSATNLAGLLKPKTLRNLGRFNSEDDVSSSKDKENRTPEEPAAAPAQTPIYSQFASRPLIEQTQSSRRSMDEPRPPTANESFTGSRAAVKERPKSYHPMLGRMEPPPSPTKPRTSNDSRKGSKDSTETRSRTGRGKVLSVFTTFSHKRSKSTSTVPEPTTPALDPKDIDKHLEAMLDRRNIPENQRYKMRNLSDTIKMEFIRQDWAESHGSRSDRPCSTDSANSGLILETGSQNEDKQKRSRGKSFNLSRGRKEAKEPGSPIKKSKGEGTLGRHFRSKSTDSVVSEAPSTGSISNSGILSKIKLSQGPGDYVAYLRKVQKPQLVEVGKVHKLRLLLRNETVAWIEDFIQQGGMKEIVDLLNRIMEVEWREEHEDALLHEVLLCLKALSTTARAMQYLDSIQADLFPKLLHMLFDPDKKGPSEFTTRNIITSVLFTYIESASSAERVARAQSILAHLRDPEPKEDQRPLPFVLEMRQERPYRVWNKEVVSVTKEVFWIFLHNVNVVSLPSDRPSSADLATGPYSYMLRHFPQERPPVPAAPYVGGVEWDATNYLASHLDLMNAILACTPTVEERNNLRAQFRISGWERCLGGSMRLCKEKFYGSVHDGLRTWVGAAVEDGWDVKDVRYGPPPDARTSPKKAGRGQKKPVEAAPKIEMPKLDFRLDKASTPSKDKDVWLS, from the exons ATGAATCCGCCCGACATGAGTAGCTTCGACCAGGTCCGAAGACCAAGGCCCAAGTCGACCATTTTCGAGGGCTTTAGACATCGTCGTCAAGCCTCAACCGACACCCATTCCTTCCAAAGCCCCTTCGATGCCCCCGTTTCTCCCATCCACCCCAAAATTATGGCATTTGAGAACTACTCCAACCCAGGCGCACTGGCGGAGTTGCAGTACAACCAGCAAGGGTCTGTACCACGTCTTCCACAGCAACAGGAACGAGGCCGATCGCAGTCACCGACGAAGAGCAGCTTCGGCAACTTTACCATCATAACCGCATCGGGCAAAGAGGCCAAGGGATCCAAGTCTCGCGAGCCCTCCCCCACGAAACCCAAAAGACCAAAGTCGGCAACAAATCTCGCCGGCCTGCTCAAACCCAAGACCTTGCGAAACTTGGGCAGATTTAACTCAGAGGATGACGTGAGCTCATCCAAGGACAAGGAAAACAGAACACCCGAAGAGCCTGCAGCGGCCCCTGCGCAAACACCTATATACTCTCAATTCGCATCCAGACCGCTCATTGAACAAACCCAGAGCAGCCGCCGAAGCATGGATGAACCCAGGCCCCCGACTGCCAACGAAAGTTTTACTGGTAGTCGAGCTGCTGTCAAGGAGCGACCAAAGTCTTACCACCCTATGCTTGGTAGAATGGAGCCACCACCATCCCCTACCAAGCCGCGCACTTCCAATGATTCCCGAAAAGGATCAAAGGACTCTACCGAGACTCGAAGTAGGACTGGTCGAGGTAAGGTCTTGAGCGTCTTTACTACGTTCAGCCACAAGCGATCCAAGTCGACGTCAACCGTACCAGAGCCAACAACGCCAGCGCTCGACCCCAAAGACATCGACAAGCATTTGGAAGCTATGCTGGATCGGCGAAACATCCCCGAGAATCAGAGATACAAGATGAGAAATTTGAGCGACACAATTAAGATGGAATTTATCCGCCAGGACTGGGCCGAGTCTCACGGTTCTAGATCAGACAGGCCTTGTTCGACTGACAGCGCCAACAGCGGCCTCATCCTCGAAACAGGCTCACAGAATGAGGACAAGCAGAAGCGATCAAGAGGCAAAAGCTTCAACCTGTCACGGGGAAGGAAAGAGGCCAAGGAGCCCGGTTCCCCCATCAAGAAATCAAAAGGAGAAGGGACTCTTGGCCGCCATTTCAGAAGCAAATCCACAGACAGTGTTGTCAGTGAAGCTCCATCCACTGGCTCCATCTCCAACTCCGGCATTCTTTCCAAGATCAAACTCAGCCAGGGGCCTGGCGATTATGTCGCGTACCTTAGAAAGGTCCAGAAGCCACAGCTCGTCGAGGTTGGCAAGGTTCACAAGCTTCGCTTGCTTCTGAGGAACGAGACCGTGGCATGGATCGAGGATTTTATCCAACAGGGGGGCATGAAGGAGATTGTAGATCTTCTCAACCGCATCATGGAGGTCGAGTGGCG GGAGGAACATGAAGATGCGTTGCTTCACGAGGTTCTCCTCTGCCTCAAAGCACTGTCGACGACAGCTCGTGCCATGCAATATCTCGACTCAATCCAGGCTGATCTCTTTCCAAAACTCCTTCACATGCTTTTCGATCCGGACAAGAAGGGTCCTAGCGAATTCACCACTCGCAACATCATAACCTCGGTCTTGTTCACGTATATTGAGTCCGCTAGTTCGGCTGAACGTGTCGCACGTGCGCAGAGCATCCTCGCTCATCTTAGAGACCCTGAGCCCAAGGAAGACCAGCGCCCTTTGCCATTCGTTCTGGAGATGAGGCAAGAAAGGCCATACCGCGTTTGGAATAAGGAGGTCGTCAGTGTCACTAAAGAGGTGTTCTGGATCTTCCTTCACAATGTCAACGTCGTATCCCTTCCCTCGGACCGACCCTCAAGCGCTGATCTCGCCACTGGTCCCTACAGCTACATGCTTCGGCATTTCCCTCAGGAGCGTCCACCAGTCCCGGCAGCACCGTACGTGGGCGGAGTTGAATGGGACGCAACCAATTACCTTGCTTCTCACCTTGACCTCATGAATGCCATTCTGGCCTGTACGCCTACAGTCGAGGAGCGCAATAACCTTCGCGCGCAGTTTCGGATTTCCGGATGGGAGCGTTGTCTAGGCGGTAGCATGCGCTTGTGTAAAGAGAAGTTTTATGGCAGTGTCCACGACGGTCTTCGGACCTGGGTCGGGGCGGCAGTTGAAGACGGCTGGGATGTCAAGGACGTGCGATACGGCCCGCCCCCTGACGCTCGGACTTCGCCAAAGAAAGCTGGACGTGGTCAGAAGAAACCAGTCGAGGCGGCGCCAAAGATTGAGATGCCAAAACTTGATTTCAGGCTTGATAAAGCCTCCACCCCGAGTAAAGATAAGGATGTGTGGCTGTCATGA
- a CDS encoding hypothetical protein (TransMembrane:12 (i56-74o94-115i122-141o147-168i189-210o216-239i260-284o304-325i332-352o364-387i399-421o433-454i)), giving the protein MSSDGAGVRFWRKQKLGSRDFTLREATETGDGDGDGEGGSIRQGTSTEYRTYKRRWFGLAQLTMMNIIVSWDWMTFAPVASHAAEYYNVRESTINWISTAFFLAFVAVFPISIAILHRGPKLAFMTSAVLILIGNWIRYAGSTKASGGNIACAMAGEIVIGFAQPFILAAPTRYSDLWFTNRGRVAATALTSLANPFGAAIGQLITPFMVKESGDVSSMVLYISIISTVFALPAFLVPASPPTPVGPASETPKLSLRESISVLSSSLEIWLILIPFGVYVGFFNSISSLLNQMLTPYGISDDEAGIGGAVLIVVGLVASAISSPIIDRTKSFLLTLKILVPLVGISYLIFIWMPETRDVAGPYVVLAILGASSFSLVPVALEFLIELSHPLSPEITSTLAWAMGQLFGAIFIIISDALAAGKDANPPKNMKNALVFQAVLALAVVPLPLCLGLFGREHKTALRRIRSDEQNRSNTTVATNP; this is encoded by the exons ATGAGCAGCGACGGCGCTGGCGTTCGCTTTTGGCGCAAACAGAAGCTCGGTTCGCGTGACTTTACTCTTCGTGAGGCCACAGAAACGGGTGACGGTGACGGTGATGGCGAGGGAGGTAGCATTCGCCAAGGAACCTCAACCGAGTACCGTACATACAAACGACGATGGTTTGGCCTCGCTCAGCTTACTATGATGAATATCATTGTGTCTTGGGAT TGGATGACATTTGCACCAGTGGCATCACACGCTGCAGAGTACTATAATGTCCGAGAATCGACTATCAACTGGATCAGTACCGCCTTTTTCCTTGCATTTGTGGCTGTTTTCCCCATCAGCATTGCCATCCTTCATCGAGGCCCCAAGCTGGCCTTCATGACATCTGCTGTCCTTATTCTCATCGGCAACTGGATTCGATATGCTGGTTCTACTAAAGCTAGCGGCGGAAACATCGCTTGTGCCATGGCTGGAGAGATTGTCATTGGCTTTGCCCAGCCGTTTATCCTTGCAGCACCAACTCGATACTCGGATTTGTGGTTCACCAACCGTGGCCGTGTTGCCGCAACAGCTCTGACGAGTCTGGCAAACCCATTTGGTGCAGCAATCGGACAGCTTATTACACCATTCATGGTCAAGGAATCTGGTGATGTCTCTAGCATGGTTCTATACATCTCTATCATC TCAACTGTCTTCGCCCTTCCAGCTTTCCTTGTTCCTGCCAGCCCTCCTACACCAGTTGGTCCTGCATCTGAGACCCCTAAGCTCAGTCTCCGCGAGTCCATTAGCGTTCTAAGCAGTTCTTTGGAAATTTGGTTGATTCTCATTCCATTCGGCGTCTATGTCGGCTTCTTCAACTcaatctcttctcttctcaacCAGATGCTCACACCTTATGGCATTAGTGATGACGAGGCTGGTATCGGTGGTGCAGTTTTGATTGTTGTTGGTCTTGTCGCATCCGCGATATCTTCTCCGATCATTGATCGCACAAAGAGTTTTCTTCTGACACTCAAGATTCTCGTCCCACTCGTTGGTATTAGCTACTTGATCTTTATTTGGATGCCGGAAACCAGGGATGTAGCCGGTCCGTACGTGGTCCTCGCTATCTTGGGCGCCTCCTCGTTTTCACTGGTCCCCGTCGCACTCGAATTTCTCATTGAATTGAGCCATCCACTCAGCCCCGAGATCACTTCAACCCTGGCATGGGCTATGGGTCAGCTGTTTGGCGCGATATTCATCATTATTAGTGATGCGCTTGCAGCGGGCAAAGATGCCAATCCCCCAAAGAACATGAAGAACGCGTTGGTCTTCCAAGCGGTACTGGCTCTTGCCGTGGTGCCCCTCCCCTTGTGCCTAGGACTTTTTGGCCGGGAGCACAAGACGGCACTACGTCGCATCCGTTCTGATGAACAGAATCGATCGAACACTACCGTGGCCACCAACCCGTGA